Proteins encoded together in one Plasmodium cynomolgi strain B DNA, chromosome 9, whole genome shotgun sequence window:
- a CDS encoding ribosome biogenesis regulatory protein (RRS1;~putative) yields MLHAHHSRGNLPLLGSHPFFFIFYILIFLSIFFSLNCKMSIEFCSQHLLAYDNSIIASENDIKSKAEENLQRIVHCMEALKSGKDDYGDPAFQMTKMNHFNIPRYSKIPKEKKNTKWETFAKKKLMKKNKSGLIYDKNSKGWVRRFQKKQIKINEDNANFVHEYKPSDNIYEDPFERMEEEKEIKKIKQKVREMKNKFHQEGISTEDIKYIARQKKKRDNLIDNLKTAQISSSTFGRQDKQLKKEKKMKVKNNAIMKQKCEKRLVKDEIKQNNKLAAIVLKSL; encoded by the exons ATGCTACATGCCCACCATTCGCGCGGTAACCTCCCCTTACTTGGTTcacatcccttttttttcattttctatatcttaatttttctatccatatttttctcccttaaCTGCAAAATGAGTATAGAATTTTGCTCGCAGCACCTTTTGGCCTATGACAACTCGATAATCGCCTCGGAAAATGA CATAAAATCCAAGGCGGAAGAAAACCTGCAGCGCATAGTCCACTGCATGGAAGCCTTGAAGAGTGGAAAGGACGATTATGGAGACCCCGCTTTCCAGATGACGAAAATGAACCATTTCAATATACCTAGGTACTCCAAAATCcctaaagagaaaaaaaacacaaaatgggaaacctttgcgaaaaaaaaattgatgaaaaagaataaaagtgGATTGATTTATGACAAGAATTCTAAAGGATGGGTCAGACGATTTCagaaaaagcaaataaaaataaatgaagataatGCAAACTTTGTTCATGAGTACAAACCGAGTGACAACATTTATGAAGACCCTTTTGAGAGaatggaggaggaaaaggaaattaaaaaaataaaacagaagGTGAgagaaatgaagaataaaTTTCACCAGGAGGGCATATCCACGGAGGACATCAAGTACATTGCTCGccagaaaaagaagagggaTAATCTGATAGACAATTTGAAAAC GGCCCAAATCTCCTCCTCGACGTTTGGGCGACAAGACAAACagttgaaaaaggaaaaaaaaatgaaggtgAAGAATAACGCCAtaatgaagcaaaaatgcgAGAAGCGCTTAGTCAAGGACgaaattaagcaaaataatAAGCTGGCCGCCATTGTTTTGAAATCCCtgtag
- a CDS encoding co-chaperone GrpE (putative), giving the protein MVDNKILKEKYLSVLAENENLRHRYVKEIENSKLYSISNFAKSLLDVADNLSLAIKNINEESLKQNEEIHNIYKGIQMTETILHNIFNKYGIDKYDPINEKFNPLFHEALFEINDDTKEKGTVATVVQQGYKIKDRILRAAKVGVVKN; this is encoded by the exons atggtggacaataaaatattaaaagaaaagtatCTCTCCGTATTggcagaaaatgaaaacttaAGACACAGATATGTAAAGGAAATCGAAAATAGCAAGCTGTACAGCATCAGCAATTTTGCAAAGTCGCTCTTGGATGTTGCAGATAATTTATCCCTAgctattaaaaatatcaacgAAGAATCGCtcaagcaaaatgaagaaatacacAACATATACAAAGGAATACAGATGACGGAGACTATACtacataacatttttaataagtATGGAATTGATAAGTACGACCCGATTAATGAGAAATTCAACCCTCTCTTCCACGAGGCACTCTTCGAAATTAATGACGACACCAAGGAAAAGGGGACCGTGGCAACCGTTGTGCAGCAGGGCTACAAGATAAAGGACCGGATCTTGAG AGCTGCCAAGGTCGGAGTTGTTAAGAATTGA
- a CDS encoding ethanolamine kinase (putative): MEEQKKRRLEEGEKVNSVAESTPPFPLRSKTSTGSTNSQITETKNKLGVYPITESNLRIQEGENRCSKAKELLKKYVNNVFENEKTLYIYCKYVMLHYGKDLVTPNEVDSLDFQMINGGITNILIKVEHTSKEGKYLIRLYGPKTDEIINREREKKISCILYDKNIAKKIYVFFSNGRIEEFMDGYALSREEIKNPKFQKLIAKNLKLLHDISLNDSLYKELQVTQNVPGTRPSFLWNTIWKYFNLLNEERKKICSFDSKANILKLIDFDVLRDSILEVEKLCKSENSPIVLCHCDLLSSNIINTKDDTITPANDGDNISFIDFEYACPMERAYDIANHFNEYAGFNCDWDLTPSKEEEYHFIKHYLGTDDDQLINNLIQEIQPFYICSHINWGLWSLLQGMHSSIDFDFINYGMTRLTASCLPIFRSKVSRKAEQ; the protein is encoded by the exons aTGGAAGagcagaagaaaaggagactggaggagggggagaaagtGAACAGCGTGGCGGAGAgcaccccccccttccccctgaGGAGCAAAACGAGCACAGGGTCAACCAACTCGCAAATCACGGAGACGAAAAATAAACTAGGGGTCTACCCAATAACGGAGAGTAACCTAAGAAtccaagaaggagaaaatagaTGCAGCAAAGCAAAGgagttgttaaaaaaatacgtcaATAACgtttttgaaaatgaaaagaccCTGTACATATACTGCAAGTATGTCATGTTGCACTATGGAAAGGATCTAGTAACTCCAAACGAGGTGGATTCTTTAGATTTTCAGATGATCAATGGTGGAATCACAAACATATTAATCAAAGTGGAACACACTTCGAAGGAAGGCAAGTATCTCATAAGACTGTATGGACCTAAAACTGACGAAATTATTAAcagggaaagagaaaaaaaaatttcctgcATTttgtatgataaaaatatagccaaaaaaatatatgtttttttttctaacggAAGAATTGAAGAGTTCATGGATGGGTATGCTTTGTCTagggaagaaataaaaaatccaaaGTTTCAGAAACTGATTGCCAAGAATTTGAAGCTCCTACATGATATCAGCTTGAATGACAGTTTGTACAAGGAGCTTCAAGTAACTCAGAACGTCCCTGGGACCAGACCATCCTTCTTGTGGAACACCATTTGGAAATACTTTAATTTGCTGAATGAGGAACGGAagaaaatttgttcctttgaTTCCAAGGCTAACATTTTAAAACTTATCGACTTTGATGTATTGCGGGACAGCATACTTGAGGTGGAGAAGCTGTGCAAAAGTGAGAACTCCCCCATTGTGCTGTGTCACTGCGATTTGCTCTCCTCCAACATTATTAACACG AAAGATGACACCATCACCCCCGCCAACGACGGGGATAACATCTCCTTTATCGACTTCGAGTACGCCTGCCCCATGGAGAGGGCCTATGACATAGCCAACCATTTCAACGAGTACGCAGGGTTTAACTGCGATTGGGATTTAACTCCCTCcaaggaagaagaatatcATTTTATAAAGCATTACTTGGGTACAGATGATGAccaattaattaataatCTCATCCAGGAAATACAACCCTTTTACATTTGCTCTCACATCAATTGGGGTCTGTGGTCCCTCCTGCAAGGCATGCACTCTTCCATTGACTTTGATTTCATAAATTACGGCATGACTCGCCTGACTGCGTCCTGTCTGCCCATTTTTAGATCCAAGGTTTCCAGAAAAGCGGAGCAATGA